From the Acinetobacter wanghuae genome, one window contains:
- a CDS encoding DEAD/DEAH box helicase, translated as MSKTFADFSLDESLTQALEGLGFTTPTPVQEQAIPAALEGKDLLVSSQTGSGKTAAFLLPTLNGLANEDGLVPFKDRMKAVTQPNILVISPTRELAQQVCQDAIALVRHMKGVRIAAIMGGMPFGKQIQQLKGAQVVVATPGRLLDLVNRRQIKLDKVDALIVDEADRMLDLGFSEDLEAIGDLAANRKQTLMFSATFAPRIITLAERMMNDPMRISIETGHSTNTDITQTLHWTDGFEHKKKLLTHWLNEEDVDQAVVFASTQEDTDMLAEELAEAGLSVVALHGAMPQTVRNRRLRSIREGRAKILVATDVAARGLDVPTISHVINFGLPMKNEDYVHRIGRTGRAGRTGKAITLATYRERGKIRALEDFLEARLNVSEIEGLEPSPPPARGSRDGGGRGRDGGRGGRDGGRGRGGFGGRDGGGRARFEGESNFKRREGGDDRPKRDFGDRPQRSFDDRPKRDFGDRPAPRREGGFGDRPQRSFDDRPKRDFGDRPAPRREGGFGDRPQRSFDDRPKRDFGDRPAPRREGGFGDRPQRSFGDKPRSADDNRGNRVDYKPARENGYSDRPKRDFGDRPAPRREGGFGDRPQRSFSDDRPKRTFGGEDRPRRSFDDKPRGERPAFGGEDRPRRKFND; from the coding sequence ATGAGCAAAACTTTTGCTGATTTTTCCCTTGACGAGTCGTTAACACAGGCTCTTGAAGGTCTAGGCTTTACTACGCCAACTCCTGTACAAGAACAGGCAATCCCAGCTGCACTAGAAGGTAAAGACCTTTTAGTATCAAGCCAAACGGGTTCTGGTAAGACTGCTGCATTCTTACTACCGACTTTAAACGGTCTTGCAAACGAAGACGGTCTTGTTCCTTTCAAAGATCGCATGAAAGCGGTAACTCAACCGAATATCTTGGTAATTTCACCAACGCGTGAATTGGCACAACAAGTATGTCAAGACGCGATTGCACTTGTACGTCACATGAAGGGTGTTCGTATTGCTGCAATTATGGGTGGTATGCCTTTCGGTAAACAAATCCAACAGTTAAAAGGTGCACAAGTGGTTGTAGCGACTCCAGGTCGTCTACTTGACTTAGTAAACCGTCGTCAAATCAAACTTGATAAAGTTGATGCGTTAATCGTCGATGAAGCTGACCGTATGCTTGATCTAGGTTTCTCTGAAGACTTAGAAGCAATTGGTGATTTGGCTGCAAACCGTAAACAAACATTGATGTTCTCTGCGACATTCGCTCCACGTATCATTACACTTGCAGAACGCATGATGAATGATCCGATGCGTATTTCGATTGAAACTGGTCACTCTACAAATACTGACATTACTCAGACTTTGCATTGGACTGATGGTTTCGAACACAAGAAAAAATTATTAACTCACTGGTTAAACGAAGAAGACGTTGATCAAGCAGTTGTATTTGCGTCGACTCAAGAAGACACAGATATGTTGGCTGAAGAACTTGCTGAAGCAGGTTTATCAGTTGTAGCGCTTCATGGTGCTATGCCACAAACTGTACGTAACCGTCGTTTACGTAGTATCCGTGAAGGTCGTGCTAAGATTTTAGTTGCAACTGACGTTGCTGCTCGTGGTCTTGACGTACCAACAATTTCACACGTTATTAACTTCGGTCTTCCAATGAAGAACGAAGACTATGTTCACCGTATTGGTCGTACAGGCCGTGCTGGTCGTACAGGTAAAGCGATTACTTTAGCGACTTACCGTGAACGCGGTAAAATTCGTGCGCTAGAAGATTTCCTTGAAGCACGTTTGAACGTGTCTGAAATTGAAGGTCTTGAGCCATCTCCACCTCCTGCACGCGGTAGTCGTGATGGCGGCGGTCGTGGTCGTGACGGCGGTCGCGGTGGTCGTGATGGCGGTCGTGGTCGTGGCGGTTTCGGCGGTCGTGATGGTGGTGGTCGTGCTCGTTTCGAAGGCGAATCTAATTTCAAACGTCGTGAAGGCGGTGATGATCGTCCTAAACGTGATTTCGGTGATCGTCCACAACGTTCATTTGATGATCGTCCTAAGCGTGATTTTGGTGATCGTCCTGCTCCACGTCGTGAAGGCGGTTTCGGTGATCGTCCACAACGTTCGTTCGATGATCGTCCAAAACGTGATTTCGGTGATCGTCCAGCGCCACGTCGTGAAGGCGGTTTCGGTGATCGTCCACAACGTTCATTCGACGATCGTCCAAAACGTGATTTCGGTGATCGTCCAGCGCCACGTCGCGAAGGCGGTTTCGGTGATCGTCCACAACGTTCGTTTGGTGACAAACCACGTTCTGCAGATGACAACCGTGGTAATCGTGTAGATTACAAACCAGCGCGTGAAAATGGTTATAGCGACCGTCCAAAACGTGATTTCGGTGATCGTCCTGCTCCACGTCGTGAAGGCGGTTTCGGTGATCGTCCACAACGTTCGTTCAGCGATGATCGTCCTAAGCGTACTTTCGGTGGCGAAGATCGTCCACGTCGTAGCTTTGATGATAAACCACGTGGTGAACGTCCAGCGTTCGGCGGTGAAGACCGTCCACGTCGTAAATTCAATGACTAA
- a CDS encoding inositol monophosphatase family protein, with the protein MEPMVVMAARAAQLVGQELLKAHQNRHKLDLQVEEKGIDGPVTRVDRYLEQLTIDTLRKSYKNHSFLGEEFGLQEGNGHDADWCWIIDPLDGTLNFINGFPHFCISIAVQHKGVTQHGVIYDPVKDELFSASRGRGAMMNQRRIRVNVKDNLDKTFLSVGHAYRAQRGGEVVSYAENHFKSLLNVTEAGAQYRRSGSAALDLAYVAAGRFDGYFELGLKPWDIAAGELIVKEAGGTVVDARGGSESMENGQVLACSMKMLKPLMQAVVPAWGDAAK; encoded by the coding sequence ATGGAACCTATGGTGGTGATGGCTGCGCGTGCGGCTCAGTTAGTTGGTCAAGAGCTTTTGAAAGCGCATCAAAATCGTCATAAACTCGATCTACAAGTCGAAGAAAAAGGGATTGATGGTCCAGTAACGCGTGTAGACCGTTATTTGGAACAATTGACTATCGATACGCTACGTAAAAGCTATAAAAATCACAGCTTCCTTGGTGAAGAGTTTGGTCTACAAGAAGGTAATGGTCACGACGCTGATTGGTGTTGGATTATTGACCCACTTGATGGCACATTAAACTTCATTAATGGTTTCCCGCATTTCTGTATTTCTATTGCAGTTCAGCACAAAGGCGTAACTCAGCACGGTGTTATTTATGACCCTGTGAAAGATGAGTTATTCTCTGCAAGTCGTGGCCGTGGTGCCATGATGAACCAACGCCGTATTCGCGTAAATGTAAAAGACAACTTAGATAAAACTTTCCTTTCAGTAGGTCACGCTTACCGCGCGCAACGTGGTGGCGAAGTTGTTTCTTATGCGGAAAATCATTTCAAATCACTTTTAAATGTCACTGAAGCTGGCGCTCAATATCGTCGTTCAGGTTCAGCAGCGCTAGATTTAGCTTATGTTGCTGCAGGTCGATTTGATGGTTACTTCGAGCTTGGTTTGAAACCATGGGATATCGCAGCAGGCGAGTTAATCGTGAAAGAAGCGGGTGGTACTGTAGTGGATGCGCGTGGTGGTAGCGAATCTATGGAAAATGGTCAAGTCTTGGCTTGTTCAATGAAAATGCTGAAACCTCTAATGCAAGCAGTTGTACCTGCTTGGGGTGACGCAGCAAAATAA
- the dxs gene encoding 1-deoxy-D-xylulose-5-phosphate synthase, whose protein sequence is MLYTEIPTQRPVTPLLDAIDHPKQLRELEQSQLDQVADELRQFILYAAGQSGGHFGANLGVVELTVALHYCFNTPNDRLIWDVGHQAYPHKALTGRRDQLITIRAKDGLAAFPLREESEFDTFGVGHSSTAISAGLGMALARRYQNDPCDVVSIIGDGAMTAGMAFEAMNDAVAHNADLMVVLNDNDMSISCSTGGFAKHLAAIWERGESVNINDQGEVFVQPYPEWSYNSRLHSSATDAADNLFKAIGFDYFGPFDGHDVQGLVQVFAALKKRKGPRLVHIYTKKGKGFAPAESEQIKYHAISKLNTAAAATRAPKYSDVFGQWLCDEAAQDKRLLAITPAMSEGSGMVKFAQDYPERFFDVAIAEQHAVTLAAGMACEGLKPVVAIYSTFLQRGYDQLVHDVALQNLDVTFGIDRAGLVGEDGPTHAGAYDYAYMRTIPNLVLMAPKDENECRQMLHTAYLYKGPAAVRYPRGNGLGVDIQQNMVEIPIGQAEIVASFNEQYDDSISVLAFGSRVQAALEAAESFASKHEIAVRVVNMRFIKPLDTQILDQLAANTQLFITVEEHAVMAGAGSAVNEYLAQAQIVKPVLNLGLADRFMAQATHGQMLQQSGLDAQGIEKSINQAWNALEQSV, encoded by the coding sequence ATGCTGTATACAGAAATACCAACTCAACGCCCTGTAACACCGTTGCTTGATGCGATCGACCATCCCAAGCAATTGCGTGAACTTGAGCAAAGCCAGCTCGACCAAGTGGCGGATGAGTTACGTCAATTCATTTTGTATGCTGCAGGTCAAAGCGGTGGACACTTTGGTGCAAACCTTGGTGTGGTTGAGCTGACTGTTGCACTACATTATTGTTTTAATACGCCAAATGACCGTCTCATTTGGGATGTGGGTCATCAGGCTTATCCGCATAAAGCGTTAACGGGTCGTCGTGATCAGCTTATCACCATTCGTGCCAAAGATGGTTTGGCGGCATTCCCTTTACGTGAAGAATCTGAATTCGATACCTTCGGTGTAGGACATTCATCGACTGCGATTTCAGCAGGCTTGGGGATGGCTTTAGCGCGTCGCTATCAAAATGATCCTTGTGATGTGGTTTCGATTATTGGTGATGGCGCAATGACAGCAGGCATGGCATTTGAAGCCATGAATGATGCAGTAGCACACAATGCGGACTTAATGGTTGTCTTAAATGACAATGATATGTCGATTTCGTGCAGCACAGGTGGATTTGCGAAGCATTTAGCAGCCATTTGGGAGCGTGGTGAATCTGTCAACATTAATGACCAAGGCGAAGTCTTTGTACAGCCTTATCCTGAGTGGTCGTACAATTCACGCTTACATTCGTCAGCCACCGATGCAGCTGATAATTTATTTAAAGCCATTGGTTTTGACTATTTTGGACCATTTGATGGTCATGATGTACAAGGTTTGGTACAGGTCTTCGCTGCGCTGAAAAAGCGTAAAGGTCCGCGTCTTGTGCATATTTATACCAAGAAAGGTAAAGGCTTTGCACCTGCCGAAAGCGAACAAATTAAATATCACGCGATTAGTAAATTAAATACAGCTGCTGCAGCAACACGTGCACCAAAATACTCGGATGTCTTTGGTCAATGGCTCTGTGATGAAGCAGCTCAAGACAAACGTTTACTTGCCATTACGCCTGCCATGAGTGAAGGCTCAGGCATGGTAAAATTTGCTCAAGACTATCCAGAACGCTTTTTTGATGTTGCCATTGCTGAACAGCATGCAGTGACATTGGCTGCGGGTATGGCATGTGAAGGCTTAAAACCGGTTGTTGCCATTTATTCAACGTTCTTACAACGCGGCTATGACCAATTGGTGCATGACGTGGCTTTACAGAATCTTGATGTCACTTTTGGTATTGATCGTGCTGGATTGGTCGGTGAGGATGGTCCAACCCATGCAGGGGCGTATGACTATGCTTATATGCGCACTATTCCAAATTTAGTGCTCATGGCACCGAAAGACGAAAATGAATGTCGTCAAATGTTGCACACTGCTTACTTATACAAAGGTCCTGCAGCTGTGCGTTACCCACGTGGTAATGGCTTAGGTGTCGATATTCAGCAAAATATGGTCGAAATTCCAATCGGTCAGGCTGAAATCGTGGCAAGCTTTAATGAACAATATGATGACTCTATTTCGGTATTGGCATTTGGTAGTCGTGTTCAGGCTGCGCTAGAAGCGGCTGAAAGTTTTGCAAGTAAACATGAGATTGCAGTGCGTGTTGTCAATATGCGTTTCATTAAACCGCTCGACACTCAAATCTTAGATCAATTGGCAGCAAATACCCAATTGTTCATTACGGTAGAAGAACATGCGGTGATGGCGGGTGCGGGCAGTGCAGTCAATGAATATCTTGCACAAGCACAAATCGTAAAACCTGTGCTTAACTTAGGTTTAGCAGATCGTTTCATGGCGCAAGCGACGCATGGTCAAATGCTGCAGCAATCGGGTTTAGATGCTCAAGGCATTGAAAAGTCGATCAATCAAGCATGGAATGCGCTTGAGCAAAGTGTGTGA